Proteins from one Cellulosilyticum lentocellum DSM 5427 genomic window:
- a CDS encoding ABC transporter ATP-binding protein — translation MEQVSVIQVTHLSKVFTRTVKEEEEEKKSIKSLGKLKTKTEDFLAVNDINFSAYQGEVYGILGPNGAGKTTLLRMLGGILTPTLGAIKVMEYDYETQRELAKKKIGYLSGNTKLYGRLSPRELFRTFGELYEMSKEEIENAINEVTNIMNLHSFLDNRIENLSTGQTQRVSIARCLLHSPEVYIFDEPTLGLDVLSSKDIIEFMKGERAKGKTVLYSTHYMEEAETLCDRILMLHEGQIIAEGTPDTLKQQTDASNLRDVFIHFAKERGVLA, via the coding sequence GTGGAACAAGTTTCGGTAATTCAAGTTACTCATTTATCTAAGGTTTTTACAAGAACTGTAAAAGAGGAGGAAGAAGAAAAAAAGAGTATTAAAAGTTTAGGAAAGCTTAAAACTAAAACAGAAGACTTCTTAGCTGTCAATGACATTAATTTTTCTGCTTATCAAGGGGAGGTTTATGGCATATTGGGGCCTAATGGTGCAGGGAAAACCACTTTGCTTAGGATGTTAGGAGGAATTTTAACACCTACTTTAGGAGCTATTAAGGTTATGGAATATGATTATGAGACTCAGAGAGAATTAGCTAAAAAGAAGATAGGCTATTTATCAGGTAATACAAAGCTTTATGGGCGCTTATCGCCACGAGAGTTGTTTAGAACCTTTGGGGAACTCTATGAAATGAGCAAAGAAGAAATAGAAAATGCTATTAATGAAGTGACAAATATTATGAACTTACATAGTTTCTTAGATAATCGTATAGAGAACTTATCAACGGGTCAAACACAGAGGGTTTCTATAGCAAGATGCTTATTACATTCTCCGGAAGTTTATATTTTTGATGAGCCTACTTTGGGATTAGATGTCTTAAGCAGCAAGGATATCATTGAGTTTATGAAAGGGGAAAGAGCAAAGGGGAAAACAGTCTTATATTCTACTCACTATATGGAAGAAGCAGAAACGCTGTGTGATCGTATTTTAATGCTTCATGAAGGTCAAATTATAGCAGAAGGTACACCAGACACTCTAAAACAGCAAACAGATGCAAGTAACTTAAGAGACGTATTTATTCACTTTGCTAAGGAAAGAGGGGTGTTAGCATGA